A window of the Oscillospiraceae bacterium NTUH-002-81 genome harbors these coding sequences:
- a CDS encoding DUF5662 family protein encodes MRPIAHFKTITKHKLLVMRYCFSVGLYRQGLLHDMSKYSPTEFWVGAKYYQGVQSPNNAERMDRGYSSAWLHHKGRNKHHFEYWLDYSLDPDKSIEGMKMPLNYAVEMFLDRVAAGKIYNGDAFTPDGPLKYYEKGHAKTLLHPKTRELLEFLLHMYAEKGEKATFSYIKMEILAKKDWNDYNNF; translated from the coding sequence ATGAGACCAATCGCACATTTTAAGACAATCACGAAACATAAGCTGCTGGTGATGCGTTACTGCTTTTCTGTGGGTCTGTACCGGCAGGGGCTGCTCCACGACATGTCCAAATATTCGCCGACGGAGTTCTGGGTGGGCGCAAAATATTATCAGGGCGTTCAGAGCCCCAACAACGCCGAACGCATGGACAGGGGCTATTCCTCGGCCTGGCTGCATCACAAGGGGCGCAACAAACACCATTTTGAATACTGGCTGGATTACAGTCTGGATCCGGACAAGTCCATTGAGGGCATGAAGATGCCGCTGAACTATGCAGTGGAGATGTTTCTGGACCGGGTGGCGGCCGGAAAAATTTATAACGGGGATGCATTTACGCCGGACGGGCCGCTGAAATATTATGAGAAGGGGCATGCCAAGACCCTTTTGCATCCCAAAACAAGGGAATTGCTGGAATTTTTACTGCATATGTATGCGGAAAAGGGAGAAAAGGCCACTTTTTCGTACATCAAAATGGAAATATTGGCGAAGAAAGACTGGAATGACTATAATAATTTCTGA
- a CDS encoding ABC transporter ATP-binding protein, with protein sequence MELLSVKNLSISFGGLKAVDNFNISIEKGQLYGLIGPNGAGKTTVFNLLTGVYQPDSGCIVLDGENLVGKAPADICKSGVARTFQNIRLFAKLSVLDNVKSALYNDKDMSYSLAASIFRFPSYYKKEKLMNEKAMEILQVFGLEKYANTYASNLPYGKQRELEIARALATEPKLLLLDEPAAGMNPNETADLMKTIQLIRDKFGITILLIEHDMKLVSGICERLSVLNFGTELASGETSVVLNDPRVITAYLGE encoded by the coding sequence ATGGAATTGTTGAGTGTAAAAAATTTAAGTATTTCCTTTGGCGGATTGAAGGCCGTTGATAATTTTAATATTTCTATTGAGAAAGGGCAGCTGTATGGCCTCATCGGCCCCAACGGTGCCGGAAAGACGACGGTTTTTAACCTGCTGACCGGTGTATATCAGCCGGATTCAGGCTGCATCGTCCTGGATGGAGAGAATCTGGTGGGAAAAGCGCCGGCAGATATCTGTAAGAGCGGTGTTGCCAGAACCTTCCAGAATATTCGCCTGTTTGCCAAGCTTTCTGTGCTGGATAATGTCAAATCAGCCCTTTATAATGACAAGGACATGTCTTATTCCCTGGCTGCCAGCATATTTCGTTTCCCTTCTTATTACAAGAAGGAAAAGCTCATGAATGAGAAAGCCATGGAAATTCTGCAGGTGTTTGGACTGGAAAAATATGCGAACACGTATGCATCCAACCTTCCCTACGGAAAACAGCGGGAGCTGGAGATCGCCAGAGCACTGGCAACAGAGCCAAAGCTTTTGCTGCTTGATGAGCCTGCCGCAGGTATGAACCCAAATGAGACCGCTGATCTGATGAAAACCATTCAGCTCATCCGGGACAAATTCGGAATTACGATTCTTTTGATTGAGCATGATATGAAACTGGTATCCGGTATCTGTGAGCGTCTGTCTGTGCTGAATTTCGGCACGGAGCTGGCGTCCGGGGAGACTTCGGTGGTTCTCAATGATCCGAGAGTGATCACCGCATATCTGGGAGAGTAG
- a CDS encoding branched-chain amino acid ABC transporter permease, with the protein MKNLLEQLINGLSTGSIYALIALGYTMVYGIAKMINFAHGDIIMVGAYALYVAVLTLHVPVIPAVLITIAVCAVLGITVEKVAYKPLRKAPPLAVLITAIGVSYLLQNLALLIFNATPIPFQSVIKVPSVKIGGLTISGITLVTMAIMLISMILLTLFINKTKAGSAMRAVSEDKGAAELMGINVNQTISMTFAIGSALAAVAGILYICQYQSLRPTLGALPGIKAFVAAVLGGIGSVPGAMLGGILLGVIESLGKAYISTELSDAIVFGVLVVVLLVKPSGLLGKRKNVKV; encoded by the coding sequence ATGAAAAACTTATTGGAACAGTTAATCAACGGGTTGAGTACAGGCAGTATTTATGCACTGATCGCTCTCGGTTATACGATGGTATACGGTATTGCGAAGATGATCAACTTTGCACATGGAGATATCATTATGGTTGGCGCCTATGCACTGTATGTCGCGGTGCTGACCCTGCATGTCCCGGTGATCCCGGCGGTCCTGATCACCATTGCCGTGTGTGCGGTACTGGGCATTACGGTGGAAAAGGTTGCCTACAAGCCGCTTCGGAAAGCGCCGCCGCTGGCCGTGCTCATCACCGCCATCGGTGTGAGCTATCTTTTACAGAATCTGGCGCTTCTGATCTTCAATGCAACGCCGATTCCTTTCCAGTCTGTCATCAAAGTGCCATCGGTGAAGATCGGCGGTCTGACGATCTCCGGTATCACCCTGGTGACTATGGCCATTATGCTGATTTCCATGATTCTGCTGACATTATTTATCAATAAGACAAAAGCGGGCAGTGCCATGCGTGCGGTATCGGAGGACAAGGGCGCTGCGGAGCTGATGGGAATCAACGTGAACCAGACGATCTCCATGACATTTGCCATTGGTTCTGCGCTGGCAGCGGTGGCAGGTATTCTCTATATCTGTCAGTATCAGTCGCTGCGGCCCACACTGGGAGCTCTTCCGGGTATCAAGGCATTCGTTGCGGCGGTACTGGGCGGCATCGGCAGTGTGCCGGGTGCTATGCTGGGCGGTATCCTTCTGGGCGTCATCGAGAGCCTTGGCAAAGCATATATATCCACAGAGCTGTCCGATGCGATCGTGTTCGGTGTCCTTGTTGTGGTATTGCTGGTGAAGCCTTCGGGACTTCTGGGCAAGCGTAAAAATGTGAAAGTGTAG
- a CDS encoding TraX family protein, whose protein sequence is MTEGFHHTRSTDSYLKRLVLFACISEPFFDLAFYGELIHPAHQNIFFTLALSLFMLDKCRDEKAYWKNMGWLLGVMITAELLHVDYGCGGVLVVLLFERLRERKKLMAAAVSLLFIFLWGGVQSFAALALLPILLYNGERDRKIKYVFYTFYPVHLAILWLLKLILVQMYGFQG, encoded by the coding sequence CTGACGGAGGGCTTTCATCACACGAGAAGCACGGACAGCTATCTGAAACGGCTGGTGCTTTTTGCCTGCATTTCCGAGCCGTTTTTTGATCTGGCATTTTATGGCGAGCTCATCCATCCGGCTCACCAGAATATCTTTTTCACGCTGGCGCTGTCCCTGTTCATGCTGGATAAATGCAGGGACGAGAAGGCTTACTGGAAAAATATGGGATGGCTTCTGGGCGTTATGATCACGGCGGAGCTGCTGCATGTGGACTATGGTTGCGGCGGTGTGCTGGTGGTGCTGCTGTTTGAGCGGCTGCGGGAGCGGAAAAAACTCATGGCGGCAGCGGTGAGCCTGCTGTTTATTTTCCTGTGGGGCGGCGTCCAGAGCTTTGCGGCACTGGCGCTCCTCCCGATTCTGTTGTATAATGGGGAGCGCGACAGGAAGATCAAATACGTTTTTTATACATTTTATCCGGTGCATCTGGCCATTTTATGGCTGCTGAAACTGATCCTGGTGCAGATGTACGGATTTCAGGGGTGA
- a CDS encoding DUF2156 domain-containing protein, which translates to MTQSHTNQEKYRRFRIRTENTAILLLAVFSLFLFVLTFFPLSRLSQHMQASIEMGRMVQRAFSMILFFLSVQLWKRKHNAWFFAMGIFVLNFLRGLVGMGHPLHNGLMIFDLLLFLLFFALRKDFCYPAGRGNRRQTFLFVLLAMAGVLGNVGITWHYMRLAASGNASVSLTDSFGQGIGMIFGMWDLPSPATGQHSAQLVLFWFSWICILAAIVCALRPWLQKQAHGVQELQHARTLLNLYSQNPCSYLTLEDDKCLYFGRSVDGVIPYGTVGNTIIVNGDPVCREEDFPALLTEFREFCQNSAHNLFFLGLTDHFLAEYEKQGFGFVKSGEEARFSLADYEISGKKGAKMRMNINHATKAGVTVHEYRVLEKRDTALEQEFNRITAEWLSEKKSGLLQFTMGTVGLDNPMDKRYFYACNADEKMVAFIVFVPFLGKNGYMADVTRHGKDAPSGVMETIIYEAFQVFKAEGVGYGSLGVAPLAGLDARSKNPVERLLQFVYDHLNACYGFRDLYRAKEKYSPTQWVPSYYAYLPKYPTPGMFYATVEIQNPHGIRGYIVSFFKGELQRWKK; encoded by the coding sequence ATGACCCAATCACATACCAATCAGGAAAAATATCGCCGGTTCCGTATCCGGACAGAAAACACCGCCATTCTCCTTCTGGCCGTCTTTTCCCTGTTCCTTTTTGTGCTTACATTTTTCCCGTTATCCAGGCTTTCTCAGCATATGCAGGCTTCCATTGAAATGGGACGGATGGTACAGCGTGCCTTTTCCATGATTCTGTTTTTTCTTTCCGTCCAGTTATGGAAACGGAAACACAATGCCTGGTTTTTTGCCATGGGAATCTTTGTCCTGAATTTTCTGCGCGGCCTTGTCGGCATGGGACACCCGCTGCACAATGGCCTGATGATCTTTGACCTGCTCCTGTTTCTTTTGTTTTTTGCTCTGCGCAAAGATTTCTGCTACCCTGCCGGACGGGGCAACCGCAGACAGACATTTCTGTTTGTTCTCCTGGCTATGGCCGGTGTTCTTGGCAATGTGGGGATCACCTGGCATTATATGCGCCTTGCTGCCTCCGGCAATGCATCCGTCTCCCTGACGGACAGCTTCGGACAGGGAATCGGCATGATCTTCGGCATGTGGGATCTGCCATCCCCGGCAACCGGTCAGCACAGCGCCCAGCTGGTTCTGTTCTGGTTCAGCTGGATCTGCATTCTTGCCGCCATCGTCTGTGCCCTGCGTCCCTGGCTGCAGAAACAGGCCCATGGGGTGCAGGAACTCCAGCATGCCAGAACACTGCTGAATCTGTACAGCCAGAATCCCTGTTCCTATCTGACGCTGGAAGATGACAAATGTCTGTATTTCGGGCGCAGTGTGGATGGCGTCATCCCTTATGGAACCGTGGGCAATACCATTATCGTAAACGGAGATCCCGTGTGCAGAGAGGAAGATTTTCCGGCACTTCTGACGGAATTCCGGGAATTTTGCCAGAACAGTGCCCACAATCTGTTCTTTCTCGGCCTGACGGATCATTTCCTTGCCGAATATGAAAAGCAGGGCTTTGGTTTTGTCAAAAGCGGAGAAGAAGCCCGTTTTTCCCTAGCAGATTATGAGATCAGCGGCAAAAAAGGGGCCAAGATGCGGATGAACATCAATCATGCAACCAAAGCCGGTGTCACCGTCCACGAATATCGGGTACTGGAAAAACGGGACACCGCTCTGGAGCAGGAGTTTAACCGGATCACAGCGGAATGGCTGTCAGAGAAAAAGAGCGGCCTTCTGCAATTTACCATGGGAACCGTCGGCCTTGACAATCCCATGGATAAACGGTACTTCTACGCATGCAATGCCGACGAAAAGATGGTGGCTTTTATCGTTTTTGTCCCGTTTCTTGGCAAAAACGGCTACATGGCGGATGTGACGAGACACGGAAAAGACGCCCCCAGCGGCGTGATGGAAACGATCATCTACGAGGCCTTTCAGGTATTCAAAGCAGAAGGGGTCGGTTACGGCAGCCTCGGCGTGGCACCGCTGGCCGGTCTGGATGCCCGGAGTAAGAATCCCGTGGAGCGCCTGCTCCAGTTCGTCTATGACCATCTGAACGCCTGCTATGGATTCCGGGATCTTTACCGGGCGAAGGAAAAATACAGCCCCACACAGTGGGTGCCTTCCTATTACGCTTACCTGCCCAAATATCCCACGCCCGGCATGTTTTACGCTACTGTTGAAATCCAGAACCCTCACGGCATTCGCGGCTACATCGTATCATTTTTCAAAGGGGAGCTGCAGAGATGGAAAAAGTGA
- a CDS encoding ABC transporter substrate-binding protein, with amino-acid sequence MKKAVSLMLIAAMTVGLTACGSSADDSAAADSSKQENETATDAAGTSTDGDVFVIGGLGPLTGAAASYGISVKQGAEVAIDEINAAGGVQVGDKTYTLALNFADDEASEDKVITAYNSLMDSGINALLGCVTSGACLAVIDQTQADGILQITPSGSAAGCTEYDNAFRLCFTDPLQGVTLADYVTDTLGLTKVAIIYNNADEYSTGITDAFVEEAEAKGAEIVAKESFVTDDVDFKTQLTSIKSTDAEVIVVPAYYQDATYITQQAKDLGIELPFVGSDGWDGVLGTVTDPSTVEGAVFLSPFLATDPAVTDFVSAYEAAYNATPDQFAADGYDTVYVIKAAMEQAGSIESADLIAAMTEINVEGVTGTVTFNADGEPEKGAKFVKIVDGAYTAVE; translated from the coding sequence ATGAAAAAAGCAGTAAGTCTTATGCTGATCGCTGCCATGACCGTTGGTCTGACCGCATGCGGAAGCAGCGCAGATGACAGTGCCGCAGCTGACAGCAGCAAACAGGAGAACGAGACAGCCACAGATGCGGCTGGTACTTCTACAGATGGTGATGTGTTCGTGATCGGCGGTCTGGGACCTCTGACCGGTGCTGCAGCTTCTTACGGAATCTCCGTAAAGCAGGGCGCTGAGGTTGCCATTGATGAGATCAATGCGGCAGGCGGCGTACAGGTTGGAGACAAGACCTACACACTGGCACTGAACTTTGCAGATGACGAGGCATCCGAGGATAAGGTTATCACCGCTTACAATTCCCTGATGGATTCCGGTATCAATGCACTGCTTGGCTGCGTAACCAGTGGTGCGTGCCTGGCTGTCATCGACCAGACACAGGCAGACGGTATCCTGCAGATCACCCCGTCCGGTTCTGCAGCAGGCTGCACGGAGTATGACAATGCATTTCGCCTTTGCTTCACAGATCCGCTGCAGGGTGTTACCCTCGCTGATTATGTGACCGACACCCTTGGCCTGACCAAGGTTGCCATCATCTACAACAATGCAGATGAGTACAGCACAGGCATCACAGATGCTTTCGTTGAAGAGGCAGAAGCAAAGGGAGCAGAGATCGTTGCCAAAGAGTCCTTCGTTACTGACGATGTAGACTTCAAGACACAGCTGACTTCCATCAAGTCCACAGATGCTGAGGTGATCGTTGTACCGGCATACTATCAGGATGCTACCTACATCACACAGCAGGCCAAGGATCTCGGTATCGAGCTTCCCTTCGTAGGAAGTGACGGCTGGGACGGCGTACTGGGTACTGTGACAGATCCCAGCACCGTAGAGGGTGCAGTGTTCTTAAGCCCGTTCCTGGCAACTGACCCGGCTGTTACGGATTTCGTATCTGCATATGAGGCAGCTTACAATGCAACCCCTGACCAGTTTGCAGCAGATGGGTATGATACTGTATATGTGATCAAGGCAGCTATGGAGCAGGCGGGTTCTATCGAGAGCGCAGACCTGATCGCAGCGATGACAGAGATCAACGTTGAAGGCGTGACCGGAACAGTTACATTTAATGCAGATGGTGAGCCTGAGAAGGGTGCCAAGTTTGTTAAGATCGTAGACGGTGCTTATACGGCAGTAGAATAA
- a CDS encoding branched-chain amino acid ABC transporter permease, with the protein MKVNKKIIGRILVIVLAYALVTFLIKGGVLNRQYTSLIVPIGVNIMLAVSLNLVTGFLGELSLGHAGFMSLGAYAGALFTLNTDMGDLPSIIVAMLIGGVVAAIFGFLIGVPVLRLQGDYLAIVTLAFGEIIKSILNALKFTNGPKGLSKIPLLSNYQHYTLVFIVTVITILVISNIVDSRHGRAVCSVRDNYIAAESIGVHVSRFKIMAFVVSAFFAGVAGVLYAHNVGIIKPTTFDYNKSIEILVIVVLGGMGSIRGSIIAAVVLTILPEMLRGADNLRMLLYSIVLIAMMLFNQSGLKERLLERFSGNKEKAGE; encoded by the coding sequence ATGAAGGTCAATAAGAAAATCATAGGAAGAATCCTGGTAATTGTCCTCGCCTATGCACTGGTCACATTTCTGATCAAGGGCGGTGTGTTGAATAGGCAGTATACTTCTCTGATCGTGCCCATCGGTGTCAACATTATGCTGGCGGTATCGCTGAATCTGGTCACCGGCTTTCTGGGAGAGCTTTCCCTGGGTCATGCGGGCTTTATGTCGCTGGGCGCCTATGCAGGTGCGTTATTTACGCTGAACACAGACATGGGAGATCTTCCTTCCATCATTGTGGCAATGCTCATCGGCGGTGTCGTTGCAGCGATCTTCGGTTTCCTCATCGGGGTACCGGTGCTTCGTCTGCAGGGGGATTATCTGGCCATCGTAACGCTGGCATTTGGTGAGATCATCAAATCCATCCTGAATGCGCTGAAATTCACCAACGGTCCCAAGGGACTTTCCAAGATCCCGCTGCTTTCCAACTATCAGCATTATACGCTGGTATTTATCGTGACAGTGATCACGATCCTTGTGATTTCGAATATTGTGGACAGCCGCCATGGCCGCGCTGTATGCTCTGTCCGTGACAATTATATTGCGGCAGAATCTATCGGTGTTCATGTGAGCCGCTTCAAGATTATGGCATTTGTGGTGTCTGCATTTTTTGCAGGCGTGGCCGGTGTCCTTTATGCACATAACGTCGGTATCATCAAGCCCACGACCTTCGACTATAACAAATCCATTGAGATTCTCGTTATCGTCGTTCTGGGCGGCATGGGCAGTATCCGCGGTTCCATCATTGCAGCAGTTGTCCTGACGATTCTGCCGGAGATGCTGCGCGGCGCAGATAATCTGCGTATGCTCCTGTATTCCATCGTCCTGATTGCGATGATGCTGTTCAACCAGTCCGGACTGAAGGAACGTCTCCTGGAGAGATTCTCCGGTAACAAAGAGAAGGCGGGTGAGTAG
- a CDS encoding ABC transporter ATP-binding protein, producing the protein MAMLKVTDLEVCYGVIRAIKGISFEVNKGEVVALIGANGAGKTTTLHTITGLIAPKAGKIEFEGKDITRMPGHKIVSLGMAHVPEGRRVFADLTVLENLKLGAYTRKDKNEIAETLKKVYERFPRLEERKGQLAGTLSGGEQQMLAMGRALMSHPDIILMDEPSMGLSPIYVNEIFDIIQSISASGTTVLLVEQNAKKALSIADRAYVLETGTISLEGKADELMNDESVKKAYLGE; encoded by the coding sequence ATGGCAATGTTGAAAGTGACAGATCTGGAAGTGTGTTACGGCGTGATCCGTGCCATCAAGGGAATTTCCTTTGAGGTAAATAAGGGAGAAGTCGTTGCACTGATCGGTGCCAATGGTGCCGGAAAGACAACGACCCTTCATACCATCACGGGCCTGATCGCACCGAAAGCCGGAAAGATCGAGTTTGAAGGAAAAGATATCACCCGGATGCCGGGACATAAGATCGTATCTCTCGGTATGGCCCATGTGCCGGAGGGCAGAAGAGTGTTCGCAGACCTGACGGTACTAGAGAACCTGAAGCTGGGTGCCTATACGAGAAAAGACAAGAACGAGATCGCAGAGACACTGAAAAAGGTGTACGAGCGGTTCCCGCGTCTGGAGGAGCGGAAAGGCCAGCTGGCCGGTACACTGTCCGGCGGCGAGCAGCAGATGCTTGCCATGGGAAGAGCGCTCATGTCTCATCCGGACATCATCCTCATGGATGAGCCGTCCATGGGACTTTCTCCCATCTATGTGAATGAGATTTTTGATATCATCCAGAGCATCAGCGCTTCGGGAACGACTGTCCTGCTCGTAGAGCAGAATGCAAAGAAGGCACTGTCTATCGCAGATCGCGCATACGTGCTGGAGACAGGAACGATTTCCCTGGAAGGCAAAGCGGATGAACTCATGAATGATGAGTCTGTGAAAAAGGCATATCTGGGAGAGTAG